The Aeromonas jandaei genomic interval CAGGATATCAGACATGGCTGGTTCCTATTTTGTTGTGATTGCACGGCATTGCACGGCGAAGGGCGCAAGCATTCGACAATAAAGCCTTGTGGGATTAGTTTTCCTGCTGACGGATCCGACGCATGGATCGCTGGATCCGGCTGTCTTCCCTCTGCATATCCAACAAGGTGTCCTCGATAAAGGCCAGATGCTCATGACAAGCTGTTCTGGCCCGCTCCGGAGCCCCCGACAGGATGGCTTCGATCAGATTCGCACGATGGCGTCGGATCTTGGCTACCACTCCCGGGCGGCGATTCAAAATCTCGTTATTTCTCAGAATGTTCTGCTCGAGCATGGGGCTCATGGCCCGCAGCAGATGCAGCAGCACCACGTTGTGGGACGCCTCGGCCACCGCCAGATAGAACTGGGTAACGGCTGCCGATTCGGCCACCAGCGAACCCAACTGGCCCGCCTCTTCGATGGTGGTCTGCACCTGACGAATGCGTTCGAAATCCGCACCGGTACCCCGCAATGCAGCATAGTAGGCGCAGATGCCTTCCAGTGCGTGACGAAACTC includes:
- the pdhR gene encoding pyruvate dehydrogenase complex transcriptional repressor PdhR, yielding MPYRKITQPKLADSIVAELEQMILEGSLQPGQKLPPERELAIQFQVSRPSLREAIQRLEARGLLYRRQGGGTYVQNALSKGIADPLFELLSTHPEAQYDLLEFRHALEGICAYYAALRGTGADFERIRQVQTTIEEAGQLGSLVAESAAVTQFYLAVAEASHNVVLLHLLRAMSPMLEQNILRNNEILNRRPGVVAKIRRHRANLIEAILSGAPERARTACHEHLAFIEDTLLDMQREDSRIQRSMRRIRQQEN